The proteins below are encoded in one region of Campylobacter rectus:
- a CDS encoding filamentous hemagglutinin N-terminal domain-containing protein yields the protein MRHYSFSKIFCLLLVFFISGSFGYDEVIPDRNAPINHRPKITHSHKGNTIVNISAPNENGISFNEYLRFDIPKDGVVLNNSSKKSRTSNGELIRGNRNLINGSADLIVNKINSNRPSFLNGNLEIAGKRADLIMANPSGITIDGLNIINARSTTITTANPIFDGKNINALELTKQSKSVNIVGAGFNDMQSDYTKIIANVIKINADVWAKHIKLNAGVADKKGHIREKNEPLVTIDSSYIGGMFKGAIVLIGNEDGVGSNNKRFIHADKFSIQAKKRIITADTSNLNNHSDNILGYKQPDFEVFSNENRSECKCCHTGVLGGGGGGGGKGGGSKGGGSGGWTGNRPGVVESGGSSRPGMGNNIGVGFKEFGGDRDISMDFLRKASLPKHFKDHNKNFGFATQEEYLEAARYFFSKPPTPTMQSFTTQEGTYFQFDTATNEFGIINQYGGISTYYIPDDKLDYWLGEIKKYAPQ from the coding sequence ATGAGGCATTATTCGTTCAGCAAAATTTTTTGTTTGCTTTTAGTATTTTTTATATCAGGTTCTTTTGGATACGATGAAGTTATTCCGGATAGAAATGCGCCTATAAATCATCGGCCGAAAATCACTCATTCTCATAAAGGCAATACGATAGTTAATATTTCTGCTCCAAATGAGAATGGAATATCCTTTAACGAATATCTTAGGTTTGATATTCCTAAAGATGGCGTAGTTCTAAATAATTCAAGTAAAAAATCTAGAACATCAAACGGAGAACTGATTAGAGGAAATAGAAATCTTATTAATGGGTCTGCCGATTTAATTGTTAATAAAATTAATTCTAATAGACCTAGTTTTTTAAATGGAAATCTTGAGATAGCCGGCAAAAGGGCGGATCTGATAATGGCTAATCCAAGCGGTATAACAATCGATGGATTAAATATTATAAATGCCAGATCTACCACAATAACAACGGCCAACCCTATATTTGACGGCAAGAATATTAATGCTCTTGAACTAACCAAGCAGAGCAAGAGCGTAAATATAGTCGGCGCAGGCTTTAACGATATGCAAAGCGACTATACCAAAATAATTGCAAATGTAATTAAGATTAACGCCGATGTTTGGGCTAAGCATATAAAGCTAAATGCCGGAGTAGCGGACAAAAAGGGACATATACGAGAAAAAAACGAGCCTCTGGTAACCATCGATAGCTCATATATAGGAGGAATGTTTAAAGGGGCTATAGTTTTAATCGGTAATGAAGATGGAGTTGGATCCAACAATAAACGATTTATTCACGCCGATAAATTTTCCATTCAAGCAAAAAAAAGAATTATTACTGCCGATACTTCGAATTTAAATAATCATTCGGATAATATTTTAGGTTATAAACAACCTGATTTTGAAGTATTTTCCAATGAAAATAGAAGCGAATGCAAATGTTGTCACACAGGTGTCCTCGGTGGCGGTGGCGGCGGTGGCGGCAAAGGCGGTGGAAGTAAAGGCGGCGGTTCGGGCGGTTGGACCGGAAATCGACCGGGAGTCGTTGAAAGCGGCGGTTCAAGCCGACCTGGTATGGGCAATAATATCGGTGTTGGATTTAAAGAATTTGGTGGAGATAGAGATATTAGTATGGATTTTCTAAGAAAAGCAAGTCTGCCAAAACATTTTAAGGATCATAACAAGAATTTTGGCTTTGCTACCCAAGAAGAATATTTAGAGGCTGCTAGATATTTTTTCAGCAAACCTCCCACTCCGACGATGCAATCTTTTACAACGCAAGAAGGAACATATTTTCAGTTTGATACTGCTACTAATGAATTTGGTATAATAAATCAGTATGGAGGTATCTCTACATATTATATACCGGATGACAAGCTGGATTATTGGTTGGGTGAAATAAAAAAATATGCACCACAATGA